The genomic DNA GTGTAGCTGACGCTCGGGGTGCGCAGGAAGGCCCGCACGGCCTCGAGGCCCTCTTCGAAGCGGGCCCTGAGGTGCTCCACGACGCGTTGGATGTCTGCGTCTGCGCCGGTCACTGTCACTTCGCCTCCTGGATGTCCCACTCGGCCGCCCGGAACTCAAAGGGCACGATGCCCGGGTCGGCGTTGACCAGCCGTCTGTTGACCGCTGCCAGCATGTTGGGGTAGTAGAGGAAGACCACGGGCACCTTCTCCTGGAAGAGCACCTGCAGCTCGTCGTAGAGTACCTTGCGCCTGGCGGGGTCTCGCTCGGCGGCCGCCTGGTCGATGAGCGCGTCGACCTTCGGGTCGGAGAAGTTGGAGAGGTTGTACTGGCCGCCGGTGCGGAACGTGGAGCTGACGTGGTCCGGGTCGAACGTATCGGTCCAGCCCAGCAGCACGAGATCGTAGTCGTCCTTGAACACCCGGCTCAGCACCGTCGGAAAGTCCAGGCGCTGGATGCGTACCTGCATGCCGATGGCCTGCAGATTGGCCTGGATGATGCTGGCGGACTGCTCCCGCAGCGCGTTGCCGGTGGGCACGAGGAGCTCAACGGTGCGCCCCGGATCCCAGCGGGCCTCGGCCAGAAGCTTGCGGGCGGCTGCGGGGTCATGAGGGATGGGGGCGAGGTTGCGGTTTTCGTACGGGGTGATGGGCGAGAACGGCCCCCGAGCCCGTACGGCCTGGCCCTTGAAAAGCTGCTCCACGATCAGATCCACGTTGATGCCCGTCGCGATGGCCCGGCGCACCCGGACGTCCTGGAAGGAGGGCCGGGCGTTGTTGATGGCGAGGAACTGGTAGCCCAGCGACGGTGCGGTGACGGGGCGCAAGTTGGCGGCCTTCTGAATCAGCTCCCAGTCCTGCAGGGGCACCTCGCCGATACCGGGCCCCGCCACCACGTCGATCTCGCCGTTGATGAGGGCTGCCGAGATGGAGGGAGCTGATGCGATGCGCACCAGGATGCGGTCGACCCTGGCCGGCCCGCGGTAGTAGCGGTCGTAGCGCACAAGTTCGACGAACTGATCGGGGACGTAGCGCACGAACCGGAACGGCCCGCTGCCCGCGGCGGGGCGCAGCAGCGCGTCCGCCTT from Bacillota bacterium includes the following:
- a CDS encoding ABC transporter substrate-binding protein; translated protein: MAPKRLIHSLVVLAAVATLALAAAVPGPAAAAEKVIRVGLWSAPGNLSAINADSSYAYFIVRFIYDTLVEMRPDTSFAPRLARSWEISPDGRTYTFHLDPKATWHDGKPVTADDVLFTVTTVATPGVQTNRGNAIKAIEGLDANGKMTGDSIRGVRVIDAHTIAVTTKTATDPARFLEQFGTGLFIIPKHLLENLKPDELAKADALLRPAAGSGPFRFVRYVPDQFVELVRYDRYYRGPARVDRILVRIASAPSISAALINGEIDVVAGPGIGEVPLQDWELIQKAANLRPVTAPSLGYQFLAINNARPSFQDVRVRRAIATGINVDLIVEQLFKGQAVRARGPFSPITPYENRNLAPIPHDPAAARKLLAEARWDPGRTVELLVPTGNALREQSASIIQANLQAIGMQVRIQRLDFPTVLSRVFKDDYDLVLLGWTDTFDPDHVSSTFRTGGQYNLSNFSDPKVDALIDQAAAERDPARRKVLYDELQVLFQEKVPVVFLYYPNMLAAVNRRLVNADPGIVPFEFRAAEWDIQEAK